In Prunus dulcis chromosome 2, ALMONDv2, whole genome shotgun sequence, a single genomic region encodes these proteins:
- the LOC117620392 gene encoding upstream activation factor subunit spp27-like, whose amino-acid sequence MSSSNVFRVFRGCRALMAPARSSSSTAGAAVSASKAATAAEPKPKAKAKAKPKAAADSTKPKIPNRSLGIMKPTPISPALGSFLGASESSRAEAVKQIWAHIKLHNLQNPANKREIHCDDKLKAIFEGKEKVGFLEIGKLLSRHFVKTE is encoded by the exons ATGTCGTCTTCCAATGTGTTTAGGGTTTTCAGAGGATGCAGGGCTCTCATGGCACCGGCCAGATCCTCCAGCTCCACTGCTGGAGCTGCTGTTTCTGCCTCAAAGGCCGCCACTGCTGCCGAACCAAAGCCAAAGGCCAAGGCCAAGGCCAAGCCCAAGGCAGCAGCTGACtcgaccaaacccaaaatccctAACAGGAGCCTCGGGATTATGAAGCCAACGCCGATCTCACCAGCTCTTGGTAGCTTCCTTGGCGCCTCTGAGTCCTCTCGCGCTGAGGCCGTCAAGCAGATCTGGGCCCACATCAAGCTCCACAACCTGCAG AATCCTGCTAATAAGAGGGAGATCCACTGTGATGACAAGCTCAAGGCAATTTTTGAAGGGAAGGAAAAAGTCGGCTTTTTGGAAATTGGGAAGCTTCTTTCGCGCCACTTTGTGAAGACTGAATGA
- the LOC117618944 gene encoding uncharacterized protein LOC117618944: MPLSNGVGMGMAMLLSPLKPLAFCSSAFSQDPSTSSSYRPAVVLPGLGNNSADYQKLELTLSEYGVATVVAKVSRLDWLRNAAGLVDPNYWRGTLSPRPVLDWYLKRVDEAVQEAKELAQGGKLSLIGHSAGGWLARLYIEEIGLSDISLLLTLGTPHLPPPKGVSGVIDQTRGLLDYVDKNCSKAVYTPEVKYVCIAGRYLQGARLFGNSNESIDSALPIASVEPSSEVAVINDMSTSTSTTTTLRARFVGQGYKQVCGQADVWGDGVVPEVSAHLEGALNISLDGVYHSPVGSDDILRPWYGSPAIVEQWIHHLLT; this comes from the exons ATGCCCCTTTCCAATGGTGTGGGTATGGGAATGGCTATGCTTTTATCTCCTTTGAAACCACTGGCCTTCTGCTCCTCTGCATTCTCTCAGGACccatcaacatcatcatcatatcGACCTGCTGTTGTTCTTCCA GGTTTGGGGAACAATTCAGCCGACTACCAGAAGTTGGAGCTTACTTTGAGTGAGTATGGAGTGGCCACAGTAGTTGCTAAGGTGTCAAGACTTGATTGGCTGAGGAATGCCGCCGGTTTGGTTGACCCAAATTACTGGCGGGGAACTCTCAGTCCTCGCCCTGTACTTGATTG GTATTTGAAGAGGGTGGATGAGGCCGTACAAGAGGCAAAGGAGCTGGCACAAG GTGGGAAATTATCCCTGATTGGACACTCAGCAGGAGGATGGCTTGCACGTCTCTACATTGAAGAAATTGGGCTGTCCGATATATCCTTGTTGTTGACTCTTGGAACCCCCCACCT GCCACCACCAAAAGGTGTGTCGGGGGTTATTGATCAAACAAGAGGTCTCCTGGATTACGTTGATAAGAATTGCTCAAAAGCTGTTTACACTCCTGAAGTGAAATATGTATGTATAGCAGGGAG GTATCTCCAAGGTGCTCGTTTGTTTGGGAACTCAAATGAAAGTATTGATTCTGCACTTCCAATAGCGAGTGTAGAACCTTCATCAGAGGTTGCTGTCATAAATGATATGAGCACTTCAACATCAACCACAACCACCTTGCGTGCTCGCTTTGTCGGGCAAGGGTACAAGCAG GTTTGTGGGCAGGCAGATGTTTGGGGAGATGGGGTTGTGCCAGAAGTATCAGCCCATCTTGAGGGTGCACTCAATATTAGCTTAGATGGTGTTTACCACTCACCAGTTGGTTCAGATGATATCTTGAGACCATGGTATGGGTCTCCTGCTATTGTAGAGCAATGGATACATCACCTCCTAACCTAA
- the LOC117617153 gene encoding tRNA (guanine-N(7)-)-methyltransferase: MGSWVCLPSGVGSVRVPGALPRRALSALLLQNPISLLPSYQFHHNRRRVCASASSGAKELQQQQYLRSPDLVALEYADLNLTHKISEELGHVRIRQHVNPLSSSLSVPVEVPDWNQVFRDPTLPLMVDIGCGSGRFLIWLAKRNLVMRNYLGLEIRKKLVKRAEFWVKDLSLSNIYFMFANATTSFQQLVSTYPGPLMLVSILCPDPYFKKRHHKRRVVQKPLVDSIVSNLMPSGQVFMQSDVLEVALDMRNQFDSQPQVLKHIHEIDSSVLCDSEGWMLSNPMGIRTEREIHAELEGAKIYRRIYQKQM; this comes from the exons ATGGGTTCTTGGGTTTGCTTACCCAGTGGTGTTGGTAGTGTCAGAGTCCCTGGTGCATTGCCAAGAAGGGCTCTTTCTGCTCTTCTACTACAAAATCCAATTTCACTCTTACCTTCTTATCAATTTCACCACAACAGAAGAAGAGTTTGTGCCTCTGCTTCTTCTGGTGCAAAGGAATTACAACAGCAACAGTATCTGAGGAGCCCAGACCTTGTGGCCTTGGAATATGCTGACCTTAATCTCACCCACAAAATTTCTGAg GAACTGGGTCATGTCAGAATCAGGCAACATGTCAACCCTCTAAgttcctctctctct GTGCCTGTGGAAGTACCTGATTGGAATCAAGTCTTCAGGGACCCAACATTGCCACTCATGGTGGATATTGGATGTg GTAGTGGCAGATTTCTCATATGGCTtgcaaaaagaaatttagttatGAGAAATTATTTGGGACTGGAAATACGGAAGAAA CTGGTCAAGCGTGCTGAATTCTGGGTTAAGGACCTGTCTCTTAGTAATAT ATATTTCATGTTTGCTAATGCCACAACTTCCTTTCAACAACTAGTGTCTACATACCCTGGACCATTGATGCTTGTTTCAATCCTG TGCCCAGATCCTTATTTCAAGAAAAGGCATCATAAGAGACGGGTTGTACAGAAGCCTTTAGTAGATTCCATTGTGAGCAATTTAATGCCCAGCGGCCAG GTGTTTATGCAGTCAGATGTACTTGAAGTGGCACTTGACATGAGAAATCAATTTGATTCTCAACCCCAGGTTCTGAAACACATCCATGAAATTGACTCGAGTGTGCTGTGTGACAGTGAGGGATGGATGTTAAGCAATCCAATGGGGATAaggacagagagagaaattcaTGCAGAACTTGAAGGTGCAAAAATTTACAGAAGGATCTACCAGAAGCAAATGTAA
- the LOC117618148 gene encoding pentatricopeptide repeat-containing protein At5g16420, mitochondrial-like, which produces MDEANEESSESFDCVHVSFTVVLNDFSAPQGTRRPSANATVFNSSTMLMLRLKISAKVCPLRHPITTVSFSTSASASPSISTVDLLDSYTVTPPIQPWPRRLHPKRLISLITREPNLDLALQIFHHASKFHPGFSHNYNTYHAILNRLSRSRAFHLKIDPLLSDLSNSGIKCSDDLFITLIRNFGVLGRPNRSFKTFLDIPKFGAQRSAKSLNALLNALVQNHEYGLVHSVFKNCGQRFGVRPNVFTCNILIKALCQKDDVETALKVLDEMPAMGFVPDVVTYTTVLGGYVSRGDMVGAKRVFGEVLDRGWHPDATTYTILMDGFVKQGKLVDAVKVMDEMEENKVGPNEVTYGVMIEAYCKAKKSGEAVNLLNDMIEKRYIPSSALCCKVIDVLCHEGKAEDGCELWKRLLKNNCTPDNAISSTLIYWLCKEGKVWEAKKLFDQLKMDLIPGVMTYNMLIAGLCEVGELCEAGRLWDDMVEKGCAPNAFTYNMLIKGFCKIGKAEEGIRMLEEMLDKGCLPNKSTYGMLIEGLCDLRKEAEVTKVISLAMSNGDIESASWDILLTKFVGDLDNGGAVMDKILVENVN; this is translated from the exons ATGGATGAAGCAAATGAAGAATCAAGTGAGAGCTTTGATTGCGTCCATGTATCCT TTACAGTAGTACTGAATGATTTCTCCGCTCCACAGGGGACTCGGAGACCATCTGCCAATGCCACTGTCTTCAACTCTTCAACCATGCTCATGCTGCGTCTGAAGATCTCAGCTAAAGTCTGCCCTCTCCGGCACCCAATCACCACCGTCTCCTTCTCCACTTCCGCCTCCGCCTCCCCTTCCATCTCCACCGTCGATCTCCTCGACTCCTACACCGTGACCCCACCAATCCAACCCTGGCCCAGACGCCTCCACCCAAAGCGCCTCATCTCCCTCATCACTCGCGAACCCAACCTCGACCTCGCCCTCCAAATCTTCCACCACGCCTCTAAATTCCACCCTGGCTTTTCCCATAACTACAACACCTACCACGCCATCCTCAACCGCCTCTCTCGTTCCCGCGCTTTTCACCTCAAAATCGACCCGCTCCTCTCAGACCTCAGCAACTCCGGCATCAAATGCTCTGACGACCTCTTCATCACCCTCATTCGCAATTTTGGCGTCTTGGGTCGTCCCAACCGCTCCTTCAAGACCTTCCTCGACATTCCAAAGTTTGGAGCTCAACGCTCTGCCAAGTCCCTGAACGCCTTGTTGAACGCTTTGGTTCAGAACCATGAGTATGGTTTGGTCCACTCCGTGTTTAAAAATTGTGGGCAGAGGTTTGGGGTTAGGCCCAACGTGTTCACTTGTAATATACTGATCAAAGCGCTTTGCCAAAAGGATGATGTTGAGACTGCACTCAAGGTGCTCGACGAAATGCCTGCAATGGGGTTTGTCCCGGATGTGGTGACTTATACCACAGTTTTAGGAGGGTATGTTTCGCGAGGTGATATGGTTGGCGCCAAGAGGGTTTTCGGGGAGGTTTTGGATAGAGGGTGGCATCCGGATGCGACTACTTACACCATTTTGATGGATGGATTTGTTAAGCAAGGGAAGTTGGTTGATGCTGTGAAGGTCATGGATGAGATGGAGGAAAATAAGGTTGGCCCAAATGAGGTGACTTATGGGGTTATGATTGAAGCTTATTGTAAGGCAAAGAAGTCAGGTGAAGCGGTTAATTTGCTTAATGATATGATTGAGAAGAGGTATATACCAAGTTCGGCTCTTTGCTGTAAGGTGATTGATGTTTTGTGTCATGAAGGGAAGGCAGAGGACGGTTGTGAATTGTGGAAGAGGCTTTTGAAGAACAATTGCACACCCGATAATGCAATCTCGAGCACGCTCATATACTGGCTTTGTAAGGAGGGGAAAGTATGGGAAGCCAAGAAATTGTTTGATCAGTTGAAGATGGATTTGATTCCCGGTGTCATGACGTACAACATGCTTATTGCAGGACTGTGTGAAGTGGGGGAGCTGTGCGAGGCAGGGAGGTTGTGGGATGACATGGTGGAGAAAGGATGTGCTCCGAATGCTTTTACATATAATATGTTGATCAAAGGATTTTGTAAAATTGGAAAAGCAGAGGAGGGGATTAGGATGTTAGAGGAGATGCTGGATAAAGGTTGTTTACCCAACAAGTCTACTTATGGCATGTTGATTGAGGGGCTCTGTGACTTGAGGAAGGAAGCTGAAGTCACAAAAGTGATTTCATTGGCAATGTCAAATGGAGACATTGAGAGTGCTTCGTGGGATATTTTGCTTACTAAGTTTGTTGGTGATTTGGATAATGGGGGAGCTGTTATGGACAAAATACTTGTGGAGAATGTTAATTAG
- the LOC117617155 gene encoding glycine-rich protein A3-like isoform X1, with translation MMVTELSKAKLRHQFDVLELEVTKMGGGKDKQHESTDKGLFSFDGGFGAGHYPGSYPPQGYGYPPQAHHGYPSSGGYPPPGYPSNGGYPPAAYPSGYPPAGYPGHPGPYHSGYGSSMGLGGMLAGGVAAYGANHLAHGRHNPGYGYGGYQGYGGSHGKFKHGKFKGKGYGKPFGGKFKKWK, from the exons ATGATGGTAACAGAGTTGTCAAAAGCAAAGTTGAG GCATCAATTTGACGTACTTGAACTTGAAGTAACTAAGATGGGAGGTGGAAAGGACAAACAACATGAGTCTACTGACAAAGGGTTATTTTCATTTGATGGTGGATTTGGTGCTGGACACTATCCTGGATCATACCCTCCGCAAGGATATGGATATCCCCCACAAGCACATCATGGATATCCTTCCTCCGGTGGGTATCCTCCACCTGGATATCCTTCCAATGGGGGATATCCACCAGCCGCCTATCCAAGTGGATATCCCCCAGCCGGTTATCCAGGTCACCCAGGTCCATATCATTCAG GATATGGATCTAGCATGGGACTGGGAGGGATGTTAGCTGGGGGTGTTGCTGCATACGGGGCCAACCATCTTGCGCATGGGCGCCATAACCCTGGATATGGTTACGGGGGTTACCAGGGCTATGGGGGTTCTCATGGGAAGTTCAAACATGGCAAATTTAAGGGAAAGGGGTATGGCAAGCCCTTTGGGGGCAAGTTCAAGAAATGGAAGTGA
- the LOC117617155 gene encoding glycine-rich protein A3-like isoform X2: MGGGKDKQHESTDKGLFSFDGGFGAGHYPGSYPPQGYGYPPQAHHGYPSSGGYPPPGYPSNGGYPPAAYPSGYPPAGYPGHPGPYHSGYGSSMGLGGMLAGGVAAYGANHLAHGRHNPGYGYGGYQGYGGSHGKFKHGKFKGKGYGKPFGGKFKKWK; this comes from the exons ATGGGAGGTGGAAAGGACAAACAACATGAGTCTACTGACAAAGGGTTATTTTCATTTGATGGTGGATTTGGTGCTGGACACTATCCTGGATCATACCCTCCGCAAGGATATGGATATCCCCCACAAGCACATCATGGATATCCTTCCTCCGGTGGGTATCCTCCACCTGGATATCCTTCCAATGGGGGATATCCACCAGCCGCCTATCCAAGTGGATATCCCCCAGCCGGTTATCCAGGTCACCCAGGTCCATATCATTCAG GATATGGATCTAGCATGGGACTGGGAGGGATGTTAGCTGGGGGTGTTGCTGCATACGGGGCCAACCATCTTGCGCATGGGCGCCATAACCCTGGATATGGTTACGGGGGTTACCAGGGCTATGGGGGTTCTCATGGGAAGTTCAAACATGGCAAATTTAAGGGAAAGGGGTATGGCAAGCCCTTTGGGGGCAAGTTCAAGAAATGGAAGTGA